Proteins encoded together in one Phoenix dactylifera cultivar Barhee BC4 unplaced genomic scaffold, palm_55x_up_171113_PBpolish2nd_filt_p 001019F, whole genome shotgun sequence window:
- the LOC120107789 gene encoding protein CLT2, chloroplastic-like isoform X2, with amino-acid sequence MEASRCHLHLLPSYTPLLHRTISKAKLPPLLNPRTRLVVPSAMRSRICDSRVYSSRSWLLPKSSRRPLVFPPTQASDRQAELADGFDGRILVGSGVTVLFAVLNRVLYKLALVPMKNYPFFLAQVTTFGYVAVYFSILYIRYRAGTVTKEMLAIPKSRFIAIGFLEALGVASGMSAGAMLPGPAIPILSQSFLVWQLILSVIILGRKYSFNQIFGCLLVTVGVVLAVASGANGGQFLCEVEFRWPALMVASSAFQSAASILKEFVFIDSAKRLQGKPLDIFVVNSFGSAFQALFVFLLLPFLSNMRGIPFPELPSYIKSGAACFLNLGGNMTGAPLLPLLFITMNMAFNISLLGLVKISSALVASLAATLAVPISIYILSLPLPYIPQGTSLNTYFIIGAAIVVLGLILYNLPQSANCSHKID; translated from the exons ATGGAAGCCTCTCGCTGTCATCTCCATCTCCTCCCGTCATACACTCCCCTTCTCCACAGAACCATTTCCAAAGCCAAACTGCCACCCCTCCTAAACCCTAGGACTCGTCTCGTGGTTCCCTCGGCAATGCGCTCGCGGATATGCGATTCTAGGGTTTACAGTAGCCGGAGCTGGCTGTTACCCAAATCTTCGAGGAGACCACTGGTATTTCCTCCGACTCAAGCTTCTGACAGGCAGGCAGAGCTTGCCGATGGCTTCGACGGCCGGATTTTGGTTGGATCGGGGGTCACTGTTCTCTTCGCCGTCTTGAATCGGGTTCTATATAAACTGGCCCTCGTTCCCATGAAgaattatcccttctttctggCCCAAGTCACCACCTTTGG ATATGTGGCGGTATATTTCTCTATTCTCTACATCAGATACCGTGCTGGGACTGTGACTAAGGAAATGCTGGCCATCCCAAAATCTCGTTTTATAGCAATTGGTTTCCTGGAAGCCCTTGGCGTTGCTTCAGGGATGTCTGCTGGAG CTATGCTTCCTGGACCTGCCATTCCTATATTGTCTCAG TCATTCTTGGTGTGGCAGCTTATCTTATCTGTCATAATTTTGGGAAGAAAATATTCATTCAACCAAATCTTTGGTTGCCTACTTGTAACTGTAGGAGTGGTTCTAGCAGTAGCAAG TGGGGCAAATGGGGGTCAATTTCTATGTGAAGTTGAATTTCGCTGGCCAGCGCTGATGGTGGCCTCATCTGCATTTCAATCTGCCGCATCCATTCTCAAG GAGTTTGTTTTCATTGACAGTGCAAAGCGCCTTCAG GGAAAGCCTCTTGACATATTCGTTGTCAATTCTTTTGGATCTGCGTTCCAG GCTCTTTttgtgtttcttcttcttccttttctttcaaacATGAGAGGAATTCCTTTTCCTGAACTTCCCTCATACATAAAAAGTGGAGCTGCATGTTTTTTGAATTTAGGAGGCAATATGACAG GAGCTCCATTATTACCTCTACTTTTTATAACAATGAATATGGCTTTCAACATATCTTTGCTTGGTCTGGTGAAAATTTCATCTGCATTAGTTGCTTCTCTTGCAGCAACACTAGCag TGCCCATTTCCATCTATATTCTCTCGCTGCCATTACCTTACATCCCTCAAGGCACAAGCTTGAACACATACTTCATCATTGGTGCTGCAATTGTGGTGCTGGGACTGATACTATACAATCTCCCTCAATCAGCAAATTGTTCCCATAAAATCGACTAA
- the LOC120107789 gene encoding protein CLT2, chloroplastic-like isoform X1: MEASRCHLHLLPSYTPLLHRTISKAKLPPLLNPRTRLVVPSAMRSRICDSRVYSSRSWLLPKSSRRPLVFPPTQASDRQAELADGFDGRILVGSGVTVLFAVLNRVLYKLALVPMKNYPFFLAQVTTFGYVAVYFSILYIRYRAGTVTKEMLAIPKSRFIAIGFLEALGVASGMSAGAMLPGPAIPILSQSFLVWQLILSVIILGRKYSFNQIFGCLLVTVGVVLAVASGANGGQFLCEVEFRWPALMVASSAFQSAASILKEFVFIDSAKRLQGKPLDIFVVNSFGSAFQALFVFLLLPFLSNMRGIPFPELPSYIKSGAACFLNLGGNMTGCEGAPLLPLLFITMNMAFNISLLGLVKISSALVASLAATLAVPISIYILSLPLPYIPQGTSLNTYFIIGAAIVVLGLILYNLPQSANCSHKID; encoded by the exons ATGGAAGCCTCTCGCTGTCATCTCCATCTCCTCCCGTCATACACTCCCCTTCTCCACAGAACCATTTCCAAAGCCAAACTGCCACCCCTCCTAAACCCTAGGACTCGTCTCGTGGTTCCCTCGGCAATGCGCTCGCGGATATGCGATTCTAGGGTTTACAGTAGCCGGAGCTGGCTGTTACCCAAATCTTCGAGGAGACCACTGGTATTTCCTCCGACTCAAGCTTCTGACAGGCAGGCAGAGCTTGCCGATGGCTTCGACGGCCGGATTTTGGTTGGATCGGGGGTCACTGTTCTCTTCGCCGTCTTGAATCGGGTTCTATATAAACTGGCCCTCGTTCCCATGAAgaattatcccttctttctggCCCAAGTCACCACCTTTGG ATATGTGGCGGTATATTTCTCTATTCTCTACATCAGATACCGTGCTGGGACTGTGACTAAGGAAATGCTGGCCATCCCAAAATCTCGTTTTATAGCAATTGGTTTCCTGGAAGCCCTTGGCGTTGCTTCAGGGATGTCTGCTGGAG CTATGCTTCCTGGACCTGCCATTCCTATATTGTCTCAG TCATTCTTGGTGTGGCAGCTTATCTTATCTGTCATAATTTTGGGAAGAAAATATTCATTCAACCAAATCTTTGGTTGCCTACTTGTAACTGTAGGAGTGGTTCTAGCAGTAGCAAG TGGGGCAAATGGGGGTCAATTTCTATGTGAAGTTGAATTTCGCTGGCCAGCGCTGATGGTGGCCTCATCTGCATTTCAATCTGCCGCATCCATTCTCAAG GAGTTTGTTTTCATTGACAGTGCAAAGCGCCTTCAG GGAAAGCCTCTTGACATATTCGTTGTCAATTCTTTTGGATCTGCGTTCCAG GCTCTTTttgtgtttcttcttcttccttttctttcaaacATGAGAGGAATTCCTTTTCCTGAACTTCCCTCATACATAAAAAGTGGAGCTGCATGTTTTTTGAATTTAGGAGGCAATATGACAG GTTGTGAAGGAGCTCCATTATTACCTCTACTTTTTATAACAATGAATATGGCTTTCAACATATCTTTGCTTGGTCTGGTGAAAATTTCATCTGCATTAGTTGCTTCTCTTGCAGCAACACTAGCag TGCCCATTTCCATCTATATTCTCTCGCTGCCATTACCTTACATCCCTCAAGGCACAAGCTTGAACACATACTTCATCATTGGTGCTGCAATTGTGGTGCTGGGACTGATACTATACAATCTCCCTCAATCAGCAAATTGTTCCCATAAAATCGACTAA